A portion of the Bacteroides faecium genome contains these proteins:
- a CDS encoding S41 family peptidase, with protein MSKIKIYVLLACLWTVSAVQAQNFGSAAMRKLQMAEFAISNFYVDKVDEDKLVEEAIIKMLAQLDPHSTYSDAEEVKKMNEPLQGNFEGIGVQFQMIEDTLLVVQPVSNGPSEKVGILAGDRIIAVNDSAIAGVKMSTEDIMKRLRGPKGSKVNLKIVRRGVQDPLVFTVKRDKIPILSLDASYMIQPKTGYIRINRFGATTAEEFKKAMKELQKQGMKDMILDLQGNGGGYLNAAIDLANEFLGQKELIVYTEGRTAKRSDFYAKGNGDFRNGRLIVLVDEYTASASEIVSGAVQDWDRGIIVGRRSFGKGLVQRPIDLPDGSMIRLTIARYYTPAGRCIQKPYDSSTDYNKDLIERFNHGELMNADSIHFPDSLKVQTKKLGRTVYGGGGIMPDYFVPIDTTLYTDYHRNLVAKGVVIKFTMKFIEGHRKELANKYKKFESFNEKFIIDDEMMATLREMGEKAGVKFNEEQYQKSLPLIKTQLKALIARDLWDMNEYFRVMNTTNESVQKALEILNSDEYQKKLKAN; from the coding sequence ATGAGTAAGATTAAGATATACGTCCTTTTGGCTTGCCTGTGGACAGTATCAGCCGTACAGGCTCAGAATTTCGGTTCGGCTGCCATGCGCAAGCTACAAATGGCAGAATTTGCAATCTCCAACTTCTATGTAGACAAAGTAGATGAGGACAAGCTGGTAGAAGAAGCTATCATCAAGATGCTGGCACAACTCGACCCGCACTCCACCTACTCGGACGCAGAGGAAGTGAAGAAGATGAACGAACCTCTCCAAGGCAACTTCGAAGGTATCGGGGTACAGTTCCAAATGATTGAGGACACCTTGCTTGTGGTACAACCTGTCAGCAACGGCCCTTCCGAGAAAGTCGGCATCCTTGCCGGCGACCGCATTATCGCCGTCAACGACAGTGCCATTGCCGGAGTGAAGATGAGTACGGAAGATATAATGAAACGTCTTCGTGGCCCGAAAGGCTCCAAAGTCAATCTGAAAATTGTCCGCCGTGGCGTGCAAGACCCATTGGTTTTCACCGTAAAAAGAGACAAGATACCTATCCTCAGCCTCGATGCCTCTTACATGATTCAGCCCAAGACAGGCTATATCCGTATCAACCGCTTCGGAGCGACAACCGCCGAAGAGTTCAAGAAAGCAATGAAGGAACTCCAGAAACAAGGAATGAAGGATATGATTCTCGACTTGCAAGGAAACGGAGGAGGTTACCTGAATGCAGCCATCGACCTCGCCAACGAATTCCTGGGACAAAAAGAACTAATCGTCTACACCGAAGGACGGACTGCCAAGCGCAGCGACTTCTATGCCAAAGGCAACGGGGACTTCCGTAACGGCCGTCTCATCGTATTGGTCGACGAATATACAGCTTCCGCCAGCGAAATCGTCAGCGGAGCAGTACAGGATTGGGACAGAGGGATTATCGTCGGCCGCCGTTCTTTCGGCAAAGGGCTGGTTCAACGTCCTATCGACCTTCCCGACGGTTCCATGATTCGCCTGACTATCGCCCGTTATTATACCCCTGCCGGTCGCTGTATCCAGAAACCTTACGACAGTTCGACAGATTACAACAAGGACTTGATAGAACGCTTCAACCACGGTGAACTGATGAATGCCGACAGTATCCACTTCCCCGATTCGTTGAAAGTACAGACCAAGAAGCTTGGACGCACCGTTTACGGCGGTGGCGGCATCATGCCGGATTATTTCGTGCCTATTGATACAACCCTTTATACGGATTACCACCGCAATCTGGTAGCCAAAGGCGTCGTTATCAAATTCACCATGAAGTTTATCGAAGGACACCGGAAGGAATTAGCCAACAAGTACAAGAAGTTCGAATCATTCAATGAGAAGTTTATCATAGATGATGAGATGATGGCTACTTTACGGGAAATGGGTGAAAAGGCAGGCGTTAAGTTCAATGAGGAACAGTATCAGAAATCGCTGCCGCTCATCAAGACGCAACTCAAAGCCTTGATTGCCCGTGACCTCTGGGATATGAACGAATATTTCCGGGTGATGAATACGACGAATGAAAGTGTTCAAAAGGCATTGGAGATATTGAATTCGGACGAGTATCAGAAGAAGTTGAAAGCAAATTAG
- a CDS encoding glycoside hydrolase family 130 protein: MNRYDNRLRILTEEFESLISRENEKILPGNGIFERYKYPILTAAHTPLEWRYDFNPETNPFFMERFGINAVFNAGAIKFNGKYLVMGRVEGYDRKSFFAIAESPNGIDNFRFWEYPVQLPDLYPEETNVYDMRLTAHEDGWIYGIFCSESLAPDAAPGDLSSAVAKAGIIRTKDLKNWERLPNLISKSQQRNVVLHPEFVNGKYALYTRPQDNFINAGNGGGIGWALIDDITHAEVKEETIINHRHYHTIKEVKNGEGPHPIKTPKGWLHLAHGVRACAAGLRYVLYLYMTSLEDPTKIIAEPGGFLLAPMGEERIGDVSNVLFSNGWIADEDGTVYIYYASSDTRMHVATSTIDRLTDYCLHTPADGFRSAASVESICQLIDANKVVTAETEQVYL, translated from the coding sequence ATGAATAGATATGATAACAGATTACGTATTCTTACCGAAGAATTCGAATCGCTCATCTCACGTGAAAATGAAAAGATACTGCCTGGAAACGGAATCTTTGAACGTTACAAATATCCCATATTGACAGCCGCCCACACTCCGTTGGAATGGAGATACGACTTTAACCCCGAAACGAATCCTTTCTTTATGGAACGCTTCGGAATCAATGCCGTATTCAATGCAGGAGCTATCAAATTCAATGGAAAGTACCTTGTCATGGGACGAGTGGAAGGATATGACCGCAAATCATTCTTTGCCATTGCCGAAAGTCCGAATGGGATAGATAACTTCCGTTTTTGGGAATATCCGGTTCAACTGCCGGATTTGTATCCTGAAGAGACGAACGTGTATGATATGCGTCTGACAGCCCATGAAGACGGTTGGATTTACGGTATCTTTTGCAGCGAAAGCCTTGCTCCGGATGCTGCGCCCGGCGACTTGTCTTCTGCCGTAGCCAAAGCAGGTATCATACGCACCAAAGACTTGAAGAACTGGGAGCGGCTGCCGAATCTGATTTCCAAAAGCCAACAGCGTAATGTCGTTTTGCATCCGGAATTTGTAAACGGTAAATATGCCTTGTACACCCGTCCGCAAGATAATTTCATCAACGCCGGCAACGGCGGCGGCATCGGTTGGGCACTGATAGATGATATCACCCATGCGGAAGTGAAAGAGGAAACCATTATCAACCACCGCCATTATCATACCATAAAAGAGGTGAAGAACGGCGAAGGCCCTCATCCTATCAAAACCCCCAAAGGATGGCTACATCTGGCTCACGGAGTTCGTGCCTGCGCAGCCGGTCTCCGTTATGTTCTGTATCTATACATGACCTCACTGGAAGACCCGACAAAAATCATTGCCGAACCGGGCGGTTTCTTGCTCGCCCCTATGGGAGAGGAAAGAATCGGAGATGTATCCAATGTACTCTTCTCGAATGGTTGGATTGCCGACGAAGACGGAACAGTATATATCTATTACGCTTCTTCCGACACCCGAATGCACGTGGCAACTTCGACAATCGACAGACTGACGGATTATTGTCTCCACACACCGGCGGACGGATTCCGTTCCGCTGCTTCTGTGGAAAGCATTTGCCAACTAATAGATGCTAACAAAGTAGTTACGGCAGAAACAGAACAGGTTTATCTTTAG
- a CDS encoding N-acetyltransferase has product MAITIKKVTTKSELKKFIRFNYRMYKDNPYSVPDLYDDMLNTFNKKKNAAFEFCEADYFLAYRDDKIVGRVAAIVNNRANEKWDCKNVRFGWIDFIDDPEVSAALIKTVEDWGKERGMTHIAGPLGFTDFDAEGMLVEGFDQLSTMATIYNHPYYPVHMEKLGFEKDADWVEYQIYIPDAIPDKHKRISELIQRKYNLKIKKYTSGRKIAKDYGQKIFELMNEAYSPLYGYSPLTQRQIDQYVKMYLPILDLRMVTLITDANDELVCVGISMPSLAEALQKSHGRLLPLGWFYLLKALFMKRRAKMLDLLLVAVKPEYQNKGVNALLFSDLIPVYQKLGFIFAESNPELELNGKVQAQWDYFETKQHKRRRAFIKEIK; this is encoded by the coding sequence ATGGCTATTACAATCAAGAAAGTCACCACAAAGAGTGAGCTAAAGAAATTTATCCGTTTCAATTACAGGATGTATAAGGACAATCCTTATTCCGTGCCCGACCTCTATGACGATATGCTCAATACGTTCAACAAAAAGAAAAACGCGGCATTCGAGTTCTGTGAAGCAGATTATTTCCTGGCATACCGGGACGATAAAATCGTAGGGCGCGTAGCCGCTATCGTCAACAACCGTGCCAATGAGAAATGGGACTGCAAGAACGTCCGTTTCGGATGGATAGATTTCATTGACGACCCCGAAGTCTCTGCCGCCCTCATCAAGACAGTAGAAGACTGGGGAAAAGAACGGGGCATGACGCACATTGCCGGCCCTCTCGGATTTACCGATTTCGATGCAGAAGGAATGCTGGTTGAAGGATTCGACCAACTCAGCACGATGGCTACCATCTACAACCACCCCTACTATCCGGTACATATGGAGAAACTCGGCTTCGAGAAAGACGCCGACTGGGTGGAATACCAAATCTACATTCCCGATGCCATCCCCGACAAGCACAAGCGCATCTCCGAACTGATTCAACGGAAATATAATCTCAAGATAAAAAAATACACTTCCGGAAGGAAAATAGCCAAAGACTACGGACAGAAGATTTTCGAGCTGATGAACGAAGCATACAGCCCGCTCTACGGCTACTCCCCACTGACACAACGGCAAATCGACCAGTACGTGAAAATGTACCTGCCTATTCTCGACTTGCGCATGGTGACCCTTATCACCGACGCCAACGACGAACTGGTCTGCGTGGGCATCTCCATGCCTTCACTTGCCGAAGCCCTGCAAAAGTCGCACGGACGCCTGCTACCCCTCGGATGGTTCTACCTGCTGAAAGCATTATTCATGAAACGCCGTGCCAAAATGCTTGATTTACTACTTGTTGCAGTGAAGCCGGAATACCAGAACAAAGGTGTTAACGCTTTGTTATTTTCCGATTTAATTCCGGTTTATCAAAAATTAGGTTTTATATTTGCAGAGAGCAATCCCGAACTGGAACTGAACGGAAAAGTCCAGGCTCAGTGGGATTACTTTGAGACTAAGCAACATAAGCGCCGCCGTGCGTTCATCAAAGAGATAAAATAA
- a CDS encoding DNA topoisomerase IV subunit B — MEENELIPVDNNNAVEYTDDNIRHLSDMEHVRTRPGMYIGRLGDGAHAEDGIYVLLKEVIDNSIDEFKMQAGKKIEITVEENLRVSVRDYGRGIPQGKLIEAVSMLNTGGKYDSKAFKKSVGLNGVGVKAVNALSSRFEVRSYRDGKVRTATFSKGNLLTDNTQDTEEENGTYIFFEPDNTLFLNYCFKPEFIETMLRNYTYLNTGLAIIYNGHRILSRNGLVDLLNDNMTATGLYPIIHLKGEDIEIAFTHTGQYGEEYYSFVNGQHTTQGGTHQSAFKEHIARTIKEFFNKNMDYTDIRNGLVAAIAVNVEEPIFESQTKTKLGSTNMVPGGVTVNKYVGDFIKQEVDNFLHKHADVAEAIQQKIQESEKERKAIAGVTKLARERAKKANLHNRKLRDCRVHLNDPKGKGLEEDSCIFITEGDSASGSITKSRDVNTQAVFSLRGKPLNSFGLTKKVVYENEEFNLLQAALNIEDGIEGLRYNKVIVATDADVDGMHIRLLLITFFLQFFPDLIKKGHVYILQTPLFRVRNKKKTIYCYSDEERVNAINELSPNPEITRFKGLGEISPDEFKHFIGKDMRLEQVSLRKTDAVKELLEFYMGKNTMERQNFIIDNLVIEEDLAS, encoded by the coding sequence ATGGAAGAGAACGAATTGATACCTGTAGACAACAACAATGCAGTAGAGTACACTGACGACAACATCCGCCACCTGAGCGACATGGAACATGTGCGCACACGTCCCGGCATGTATATCGGCAGGCTGGGCGACGGCGCACACGCCGAAGACGGAATCTATGTCCTCCTGAAAGAAGTAATCGACAACAGTATTGACGAGTTCAAAATGCAAGCCGGTAAGAAAATCGAGATTACCGTTGAAGAAAACCTTCGTGTCAGTGTCCGCGACTACGGACGGGGCATCCCGCAAGGAAAGCTGATTGAAGCCGTCAGCATGCTGAATACAGGTGGTAAGTACGACAGCAAGGCATTCAAGAAGAGTGTCGGACTGAACGGTGTCGGTGTGAAAGCCGTCAACGCACTGAGCTCCCGTTTCGAGGTACGCAGTTACCGCGACGGCAAAGTACGTACCGCCACTTTCTCCAAAGGAAACCTGCTGACTGACAATACGCAAGATACCGAAGAGGAAAACGGAACTTACATCTTCTTCGAACCGGACAACACTTTATTCCTGAATTATTGTTTCAAGCCCGAATTTATCGAGACTATGCTACGTAACTACACGTACCTCAACACAGGGCTTGCCATTATCTATAACGGTCACCGCATCCTGTCGCGCAACGGTCTGGTCGACCTTCTGAACGACAACATGACCGCTACCGGACTTTATCCGATTATCCACCTGAAAGGGGAAGACATCGAGATTGCCTTCACCCATACCGGACAATACGGAGAAGAATATTACTCCTTCGTCAACGGTCAGCACACCACGCAGGGCGGTACGCATCAAAGTGCTTTCAAGGAACACATTGCCCGTACTATCAAGGAATTCTTCAACAAGAACATGGATTATACCGATATCCGTAACGGACTGGTTGCCGCCATTGCCGTCAACGTGGAAGAACCTATCTTCGAGAGCCAGACCAAGACCAAACTGGGTTCTACCAATATGGTTCCCGGCGGCGTGACGGTCAACAAATACGTGGGCGACTTCATCAAACAGGAAGTGGACAACTTCCTGCACAAGCATGCGGACGTAGCCGAAGCAATCCAGCAAAAGATACAGGAATCGGAAAAGGAACGCAAAGCCATCGCTGGCGTGACGAAACTCGCCCGTGAACGTGCCAAGAAAGCGAACTTGCACAACCGCAAACTGCGCGACTGCCGCGTCCACCTCAACGACCCGAAGGGAAAAGGACTGGAAGAGGACTCCTGCATCTTTATCACCGAGGGAGATTCTGCAAGCGGTTCCATCACCAAAAGCCGTGATGTCAACACACAAGCGGTATTCAGCCTTCGCGGTAAACCGCTGAACTCTTTCGGGCTGACAAAGAAAGTAGTCTACGAAAACGAAGAGTTCAACCTGCTCCAGGCAGCCTTGAATATAGAAGACGGCATAGAAGGGCTGCGCTACAACAAGGTCATCGTAGCAACCGATGCCGATGTGGACGGCATGCATATCCGCCTGCTGCTGATTACTTTCTTCCTGCAATTCTTCCCCGACCTCATCAAGAAGGGGCATGTATATATCCTGCAAACTCCCTTGTTCCGTGTACGCAATAAGAAAAAAACAATCTATTGCTACAGCGATGAAGAGCGTGTCAACGCCATCAACGAATTAAGCCCGAACCCCGAAATCACCCGATTCAAGGGACTGGGAGAAATCTCGCCGGACGAGTTTAAACATTTCATCGGCAAGGACATGCGCCTGGAACAAGTTTCATTGCGCAAAACGGACGCAGTAAAAGAACTTCTTGAATTCTACATGGGCAAGAATACCATGGAACGACAGAACTTTATTATAGACAACTTGGTTATAGAAGAAGACTTGGCATCATGA
- a CDS encoding sodium:solute symporter family protein, whose protein sequence is MKLHTADLLIICAYLIAMIVIGLILKKRAAQNMDSYFLGGKSLPFYMLGLSNASGMFDITGTMLMVYWAFAYGFKSLWIPWLWPVFNQIFLMVYLSVWLRRSNVLTGAEWIKTRFGKGKGSTLSHTIVIVFALLSVLGFLSYGFIGIGKFMEIFIPWEVVSPFIPFNVPAEYVPHVYGIFFTTIATFYVMLGGMLSIVWTDVVQFLIMTVAGIVIVVIGMQMVAPDMIHSFVPAGWDSPFFGWTLDIDWSSRMNLLTERMANEPYSLISIFVMMALLKGIFMSMAGPAPNYDMQKILSCKSPKEAAMMSGSVSVVLLIPRYLMIMGFALLAIYFFKEDGGMAQMEVTRTDFETILPHLITRYVPAGLAGLLLAGLLAAFMSTFASTVNAAPAYIVNDIYLKYINPKASVKTQIRSSYVISVAVVVISTVIGFFLKDINEIFQWIVGALFGGYIAANVLKWHWWRFNGEGYFWGMTAGVLAAIVMKFTVPDAWVLYFFPVLFGVSLIGCIVGTYSAPPTDEETLINFYTRVRPWGWWKPVEEKALARYPHIQPNRNFKRDAFNVAIGIVWQCTLTIIPMYLVVREQLGLWSSIALLLVTTLILRKTWYKPLCKEEARYNEEMKQLK, encoded by the coding sequence ATGAAATTACACACTGCCGACCTTCTTATCATATGCGCTTATCTTATCGCAATGATTGTCATCGGACTTATCCTAAAAAAACGGGCTGCCCAAAATATGGATTCCTATTTCTTAGGGGGGAAATCATTACCTTTCTATATGTTGGGATTATCCAACGCTTCCGGAATGTTCGATATTACGGGCACAATGCTAATGGTATATTGGGCATTCGCCTATGGCTTCAAAAGTCTTTGGATTCCCTGGCTATGGCCGGTATTCAATCAGATATTCCTCATGGTTTACTTATCCGTGTGGTTGCGTCGTTCGAACGTACTCACCGGTGCCGAATGGATTAAAACCCGTTTCGGAAAAGGGAAAGGCTCAACACTTTCGCATACGATTGTTATCGTATTCGCATTACTCAGCGTACTCGGTTTTTTAAGTTATGGATTCATAGGTATTGGTAAATTTATGGAGATATTCATTCCCTGGGAAGTGGTATCTCCATTTATTCCTTTCAATGTTCCTGCAGAATATGTACCTCATGTATATGGTATTTTCTTTACCACAATCGCCACTTTCTATGTGATGCTCGGCGGAATGTTGAGTATCGTATGGACGGATGTCGTCCAATTCCTGATAATGACCGTGGCGGGTATCGTCATCGTTGTCATCGGCATGCAGATGGTAGCACCGGATATGATTCATTCATTTGTTCCTGCCGGCTGGGATTCGCCTTTCTTCGGGTGGACGCTCGATATTGACTGGAGCAGCCGGATGAATCTCCTCACCGAGCGAATGGCTAACGAGCCTTACAGCCTGATAAGCATTTTCGTCATGATGGCTTTATTGAAAGGTATCTTTATGAGCATGGCAGGTCCTGCACCCAACTATGACATGCAGAAGATTCTGTCCTGCAAATCTCCGAAAGAAGCGGCTATGATGAGCGGCTCCGTATCTGTCGTATTGTTAATCCCCCGCTACCTGATGATTATGGGATTTGCGTTGCTGGCTATCTACTTCTTCAAAGAGGATGGCGGAATGGCACAAATGGAAGTTACACGGACGGACTTTGAGACGATTCTTCCTCATTTGATTACCCGTTATGTACCTGCCGGATTAGCCGGATTATTATTGGCAGGGCTATTGGCAGCATTCATGTCTACCTTCGCCTCTACGGTGAATGCAGCTCCCGCATATATCGTGAATGACATTTATCTGAAATATATCAATCCGAAAGCAAGCGTAAAAACACAAATTCGCAGCAGTTATGTCATTTCCGTTGCCGTAGTAGTAATCAGCACTGTTATCGGATTCTTCCTGAAAGATATCAATGAAATCTTCCAATGGATTGTAGGTGCGCTCTTCGGCGGATATATCGCTGCCAACGTATTGAAATGGCACTGGTGGCGCTTCAACGGCGAAGGCTATTTCTGGGGAATGACTGCCGGAGTACTGGCGGCAATCGTTATGAAATTCACTGTTCCCGATGCATGGGTATTGTATTTCTTCCCCGTTCTGTTCGGCGTTTCCCTGATAGGATGTATCGTAGGAACTTACAGCGCACCCCCGACTGATGAAGAGACACTTATCAACTTCTACACCCGTGTACGCCCATGGGGTTGGTGGAAGCCGGTTGAAGAAAAAGCATTGGCTCGTTACCCCCATATCCAGCCGAACAGAAACTTCAAAAGAGACGCTTTCAACGTAGCAATCGGTATCGTTTGGCAATGTACGCTCACTATCATTCCGATGTATCTCGTTGTCCGTGAACAACTGGGACTGTGGAGTTCTATCGCCTTGCTTTTAGTCACCACACTCATACTAAGAAAGACATGGTACAAGCCTTTGTGCAAAGAAGAAGCACGCTACAATGAAGAAATGAAACAACTGAAATAA
- a CDS encoding outer membrane protein assembly factor BamB family protein: MKRLSVILISFLLYLPLSAQFKGTVYIDTDQSGIFNKGDKPLAGVMVTDGLNVVKTDKKGRFSLPGFEKTRFITITTPAGYETEQFYLSAKENRKSYDFVLTESERTKSKEHSFVQITDTEVTGGMGRWVTDLQQYIKNEKPAFLIHTGDICYEPGLTMHNQVVNAQTMDCPVYYCIGNHDLVKGKYGEELYESLYGPTWYSFDVGNIHYVVTPIDHGDNPTDYTLKDVYNWLKNDLALMKEGQALILFNHDLFTASDTFVFKADNEHMLDLRAFNTKAQIYGHMHYNYVRNQNGIYTICTGTLDKGGIDHSPSSFRDIKVDADDNISTELRYAFIEPQIAIVSPMDSQITTSSVAASTGEKQLPVSVNTYHSQAKTSHVSYILSDAENKQEIAKGNLTSLTDWNWNGNIQIPANENGKRLHLTVTSFFNDGKKATATSQFTYQKDFKLSTIPGKDWNTLLQNAAHSGGVNDSQVKLPLQLQWTANTGSNIFMTSPIIAGQKVFIATTDDNVSLNTFICAFDFNSGKLLWKFPTANSVKNTIAYENGIVIAQDAACNLYALDADSGKLFWKQYINLDSYPYLTEGVTVDKGIAYAGIGAGLSAYDLKTGQTIWTNKDWKQREGATTTLTVAGNVLVSGTQWGGLYGNDIRTGKQLWKLSDNGLGNRGASPVYKDGKLWIISSKSFFTIEPQTGKVLQQKELSANLDVTSTPLVTEQEVIFGTADRGVFALDKSTLFSKWKAETSPSLVYTAPYSSTPQAGVETSPVASQGVVYIGASDGYLYAIDQATGIIKEKYNLGAPVFSTVAVSGNRMIVCDFAGNVYCFSSK, from the coding sequence ATGAAAAGATTATCTGTCATACTAATCTCATTTTTACTATATCTGCCACTAAGCGCTCAATTCAAAGGAACAGTCTATATCGACACCGACCAATCGGGCATATTTAATAAAGGCGACAAGCCGCTGGCGGGAGTTATGGTAACAGACGGATTGAACGTAGTAAAGACAGATAAGAAAGGTCGGTTCTCTTTACCCGGATTCGAAAAGACACGGTTCATCACTATTACAACCCCTGCCGGATATGAAACAGAGCAGTTTTATCTATCCGCTAAGGAAAATAGAAAAAGCTATGATTTCGTACTGACAGAGAGCGAACGGACTAAATCAAAAGAACACTCTTTCGTTCAAATCACCGATACCGAAGTGACCGGTGGAATGGGGCGTTGGGTGACAGACCTTCAACAATATATAAAGAACGAGAAACCTGCATTCCTAATTCATACCGGAGACATCTGTTACGAACCGGGACTCACAATGCACAATCAAGTAGTCAATGCGCAAACAATGGACTGCCCCGTTTATTATTGCATCGGCAATCACGACCTGGTGAAAGGCAAGTATGGCGAAGAGCTTTACGAGTCTCTCTACGGCCCGACATGGTATTCATTCGACGTTGGCAATATCCATTATGTAGTCACCCCCATCGACCACGGCGACAACCCGACTGACTATACCCTGAAAGACGTGTATAACTGGTTGAAAAATGACCTTGCGCTGATGAAAGAAGGACAAGCACTGATTCTTTTCAATCATGACCTATTCACCGCAAGCGACACTTTTGTATTCAAAGCCGACAATGAACATATGCTCGACCTGCGTGCTTTCAATACAAAAGCACAGATATACGGGCATATGCACTACAATTATGTACGTAATCAGAATGGGATTTATACTATCTGCACCGGAACACTGGATAAAGGTGGTATTGACCACTCCCCTTCTTCTTTCCGTGATATTAAGGTAGATGCGGATGATAATATCAGTACTGAATTGAGATACGCTTTCATCGAACCGCAAATTGCCATCGTCTCTCCGATGGATAGTCAGATTACCACCTCTTCTGTTGCTGCTTCTACTGGCGAAAAACAGCTTCCTGTTTCCGTCAACACATATCATTCGCAGGCAAAAACATCACACGTTTCTTATATCCTAAGCGACGCGGAGAATAAACAGGAAATAGCCAAAGGCAACCTTACCTCTCTCACCGACTGGAACTGGAATGGAAACATTCAAATACCGGCGAATGAAAACGGGAAAAGACTGCATCTTACAGTAACTTCATTCTTCAACGACGGAAAGAAAGCGACTGCTACCAGCCAATTCACTTATCAAAAAGATTTCAAGCTGTCCACTATTCCGGGCAAAGACTGGAATACCCTGCTTCAAAACGCTGCCCACTCCGGCGGAGTCAATGACTCTCAGGTTAAACTCCCTCTGCAATTGCAATGGACAGCCAACACAGGCAGCAATATTTTTATGACTTCCCCCATTATCGCCGGACAAAAAGTATTCATCGCCACCACTGATGACAATGTATCACTGAACACATTCATCTGCGCATTCGACTTCAACTCCGGCAAACTATTGTGGAAATTCCCTACTGCAAATTCAGTAAAGAACACAATAGCCTATGAAAATGGAATTGTAATAGCCCAGGATGCCGCTTGCAATCTCTATGCCTTAGACGCAGACTCAGGGAAATTATTTTGGAAACAATACATCAATCTGGACAGTTACCCCTATCTGACTGAAGGAGTAACCGTAGATAAAGGCATAGCCTATGCCGGAATCGGCGCCGGACTATCCGCCTATGATTTAAAAACAGGACAGACAATATGGACTAACAAAGACTGGAAACAACGGGAAGGCGCTACTACCACCCTGACCGTTGCCGGAAATGTATTAGTCAGCGGGACACAATGGGGCGGATTATACGGCAATGACATCCGCACCGGAAAACAGCTTTGGAAACTCTCCGACAACGGGCTCGGCAACCGGGGAGCATCTCCGGTCTATAAAGACGGAAAACTATGGATTATCTCTTCCAAGAGCTTCTTCACCATAGAGCCGCAAACCGGAAAAGTACTTCAACAAAAAGAACTCTCTGCCAATCTGGACGTTACATCCACCCCACTCGTCACCGAACAGGAAGTAATCTTCGGTACTGCCGACCGTGGAGTCTTCGCACTGGACAAATCCACACTTTTCAGCAAATGGAAAGCAGAGACATCACCTTCACTCGTCTACACCGCCCCTTACTCCAGCACCCCGCAAGCCGGAGTGGAAACAAGCCCCGTAGCGTCACAAGGAGTTGTCTACATCGGAGCTTCCGACGGTTATCTGTACGCTATCGACCAGGCAACGGGAATCATAAAAGAGAAATATAATCTCGGAGCACCCGTATTCTCCACCGTAGCCGTATCCGGTAACCGGATGATTGTTTGCGACTTTGCAGGAAACGTGTATTGCTTCTCATCGAAGTAG
- the coaD gene encoding pantetheine-phosphate adenylyltransferase, translating into MRRAIFPGTFDPFTIGHYSVVERALTFMDEIVIGIGINENKNTYFPIEKREEMIRELYKDEPRITVQSYDSLTIDFAQEVGARFIVRGIRTVKDFEYEETIADINRKLAGIETILLFTEPELTCVSSTIVRELLTYNKDISQFIPKGMRIS; encoded by the coding sequence ATGAGAAGAGCAATATTCCCGGGTACTTTCGACCCCTTCACCATCGGACATTATTCGGTAGTGGAACGTGCACTTACCTTTATGGACGAGATTGTGATAGGAATCGGTATCAACGAGAACAAGAATACATATTTCCCCATCGAGAAAAGGGAAGAAATGATTCGGGAACTTTATAAAGACGAACCTCGCATCACAGTACAGTCTTACGACTCCCTGACAATTGATTTCGCACAGGAAGTAGGAGCACGGTTCATCGTCCGCGGCATCCGTACCGTGAAAGACTTCGAGTACGAAGAGACTATTGCGGATATCAACCGTAAACTGGCGGGCATCGAAACCATCCTGCTCTTCACTGAGCCTGAACTGACTTGCGTCAGCTCTACGATTGTACGCGAGTTATTGACCTATAATAAAGATATCAGCCAGTTTATCCCTAAAGGAATGAGGATAAGTTGA